DNA from Streptomyces sp. NBC_01260:
GTAGATCAGGAGCGTCACGCGAGGGCCAGCAGGTTTCGTACGCCGACCGGCAGGGGGCGGTGCCCCGGCCGGTCGGCGCTGTGGTGCTGCGGTGCTTTGGCGCTGCGGGAGCCGGCCGCGTCAGGCGGCGGCGCAGGTGGCGCCGCTGAGGGTGAACGCGGTCGGTGCGGCGTTCGTACCGCTCTGACCACCGGTGAAGCCGACGGTGACCGAGCCGTTGGCGGCGATCGTGGAGGTGTACGAGGCGGGGGCGACGCTCACCGATCCGCCGGTCTGGGCGGGGATTCCGCCCCACATGTTGGTAATGGTCTGGCCGTTGGCGAAGGAGAACCCGAGCGTCCAGCCGTCGATGGCCGTGGTGCCGGTGTTGCGGATGGTGATCTCGCCCTGGAAGCCGCCGGGCCACTCACCGACGACGCGGTATCCGACGGAGCAGCCGACACCGGGCGTCGTGCCGCCCGCTTCCGTGGTGACGCTCACCGTGGCCGAGCGCGCCGAACGGTTCCCGGCCGCGTCGCGGGCGTACACGGCGAAGGTGTACGCCGTGTGGGCGCTGAGGCCGGTCACGGCGACGGAGTTGGTGGTGGAGGAGGCGACACCGGTCTCCGTGCCACCGCTGACGCGTACGACGTCGTAGCCGGCCACGGCGACGTTGTCGGTGGCGGCGGTCCAGCTGAGGGTGGCGGAGGTGTCCGTCACGGCGGAGGCGGTCGGAGCGCCGGGGGCGGTGGGAGACTCGGTGTCGTGCGTGGCACCGCCGTAGACGGTGGCCTCGCGGGAGGTCTGGGCGATGCCGTCGGCGCCGTGGAAGATGCGCTCACCCCAGGAGCTGAGCCGCGTGGGGTCGAAGCCGATCGTCAGGTCGAGGATCGGGTCGGTGTTGCCGCTCCACGACCAGGCGATGTATCCGAGCTTGAGCTTCTCGGCGGTGGCCATCATGGTGTCCTCGTCCGGATCGCCGTACTGGTCGGCGGGACCGCCGAACTCGCCTATGACCAGCGGCAGTTTGGCTCCCACGAAGGCGTTCAGGTAGTCGGTGACCTTCGCGGCGGTGTTGTAGACGCTGTACATGTGGATCGAGAAGATCAGGTTGCCGGTGGAGTCGGCGCCGTACACGGCCTGCGCGTTGTCACGCATGACGCCCTGCCAGTCCTGCCCCCAGTTGGGCGCGTCCACCATGATCGTGTGCGTGAACCCGGCGGCGCGCAGCTTCTTGATCGCGGCGGTGGTGGGCGCGGTCCAGCCGGCCGGATCGGTGTTGCCCCAGGGCTCGTTGCCGATGTTGATGACGACGTAGCTCTCCTGGCCGGCGAGGACGTCCTTCAGGCTGATCCAGTAGTCGGCGGCGTGATCGAGCGTGCCGGCGGCGGAGTCCTCGCCGTAACCGGTGGTGTCGTGCACCTCCAGGACGCAGATGAGCCGGTTGGCCTTGCACTGGGCGATGACGGCGGCGACGTCCTGCGGGCTGTTCTTGCTCCAGCGGTAGCCGTCGGAGAGGACGACGCGAACGGTGTTGGCGCCGGTCGCCTTGATGTCGGCGAGCGACTGCGTCTCGCTCGGGTACCAGGTGTGGGCGTGGTTGACCCCGCGCATGACGAAGTCGTTCCCATTGCCTTCGAGCAGCCGGCCGCCGCTGATGTGGAGTCCGGTGGCGGCGGCGGGTGCGGCGGGTGCGGCGGGTGCGGCGGAGGTGGCGGAGGTGGCGGTTGCGGCCTGGGCCGGGGTGAGGGCGCCGAGGGCGATCAGCCCGAGGAGGGTGGCCAGGACGGTCAGGAGGGTGGTGACGGGACTCTTGCGCGCTGGGTTCTTCGCCGTGCTTCCTGCTGTTCTCACTGCGGCTCCAGGGGGTGGACGGATCAAGAACTGAGCATCGACAGACGTTCCATGGCTTCATGGGAGCGCTCCCATATTTGCGCGCTCCCATGAAGCCATCCAGTCAGGGGCACGTCAAGAGATCGGACGGGCTCGGGTGCGCGGAAGGGCTGGGGCGGCGTGGGCCCGCAGGCAACCCGGAGTGCTGGCGCGCCGCCGGCGAGCACGACCCCGAGCACATCGACCCCGAGCACATCGACCCCGACCGGGTCGAGGTCGACCTGTGCGCGGAAGTCGGTACCGAAGGCTGCGAGGTGCTGCTCGCCCGCGATCGTCCGCGTCACCGGGTCCGGCTACGATGCGACGCTCCGACCTTGCTGATCGTTGAGGAGACCTCCCTTGTCCGGACAGGTGCACGAAGCGGTGTCCTCGGTATGGGCGCGGATAGAGAAGTGGTACGCGGACCACGAGGTCCCGCACTTCCTGCTGCCCCCGGCAACCCCTGAGGACATCGCCGCGGTCGAGGCGGAGCTCGATGTCTCGTTGCCGGAGGCGGTCAGGCTCTCCCTTCTGAGGCACAACGGGTCCAAGGGCGGTGGCTGGCCGGCCGGCAGCCTCCTGTCGTGTACGGAGATGGTCGAGGAGACCAGCGTCTGGCGGGATCTCCTGGCCGACGGCTCGTTCGACGACGTGGCCGACTTCAACTCGGGCGACGACGGCGACCGGTCGCTCAAGCCCGGCTGGTGGAACACCGGCTGGATCTCGCTGGACGCGGACGGCGGAGGCAACGGCGCCGTACTGGACCTGTCCCCGGGCCCGGACGGGACCGTCGGCCAGATCATCGACATGGACCACGAGGCGGGCCCGAGCGGCCCCGCGGCCCCGGACTTCGTCGGCTACCTGGACGACCGGCTGGAGGAGCTGGAGGACTGCACGGTCATCGACGGGGAGTACGTGGAGGCGGAGTAGCACCTCACGGCTCCGAGCGCGGGCCGGCGCGGTGGGGCCGCCGTTGCGCATCACCGCCCGATCGCGGGCAGGTGGCCTCGGCGACCGCGGCCGGCCCGTCGGCCGACTTCGGGACGCGCCCCGAAGTCGGCAGGTCCGTAACCGTGTGGCAGCCGAGCAGTCCGAGGTCTGCGTGCTTGAGCCGGGAAGGGCCGGGCGGCACATCGCGATCCCCGCCACTGTCGGCGCTCTCGTGGTGTCGCACGGCGAGCTCACCTCCCGGGCGAATAATAGTTCCGGTTTGTCCTTTGGAGTCCGGTACCCGTAAATTCCCGCCATGCTGTCCGTGAACTGTTGCCTCTCAGCTCGCAGTTGAGCGACAGCGCGAACCGTCCTCATCGGCTGGAAGGGCCCCGCCCGCATGTCCGAAACCGTCGACCGGTGGAACGCCGCACTGCGCAGAGCCTGGAAGGCCGGCACGCTGTGGCCGTGGTGTCTGGCGGTCATCGCGGCGGTCTGCGGCTACGCCGTGGCCACCGTCTTTCACCCCGGGTACCTCAGCGCGGACAGCAACACCCAGCTGGGTCAGGCGCTGGGGGGCGAGCCGGTGAACGACTGGCATCCGCCGGTGATGGCGCTCGCATGGCGGATCATCATCCGCATCACGGGGGACTTCTCGGCCATGGCCGATCTGCAGGCCGCCGTGCTGTGGGGGACGCTGTGGGTCCTCGCCCGGCTGGGGTGGAAGAAGACCGGCAGTCGCGGGCTCTCCCTCGTGGTGCTGGCCGTGGGCTTCGCGCCGCACATCATGAACTTCACGGGAGTGGTGTGGAAGGACGTGCACCTGGCGTACGCGCTCCTCGCGGTCTTCGCGATCGCGCTCACCGTGCGGGAGCTGCCGCAGGACCGGGCCAGGACCCGCTGGGCCCTGCTGGTGCTGGGTCTGCTGTTCCTCGTGTACGCAGCCCTCGTGCGGAAGAACGGTATCCCCGCCGCCATCCCGGTCTTCGCCCTGCTGGTCCTCGCGGCGTGGCCCGCCCCGGGCCGACGCCGCTGGATGGCCGCGACCGGTGTGTTCGTCGCGGCCGTGATCGCGGGCGGCGCCGGTGTGTCCGCGGCCACTGCCCCGTTGGCCACGCGGGTGTACGCGGTGATCCCGGTGGACGATCTCGTCCACGTGCTCACCCCCGCCCAGGTGCGCGCCGCCGCTGAACAGGCCGGTGCGAGCCCGGACTTGCGTGACCGCCTGGTCACCACCGCCGTCACATGCCAGAAGCAGCACATCACCTCCGACGCGTACCTGCAGTGCTTCCCGCGCGGGCGGCCGTTCGACGTGACGTATCTGAATCAGCGCGCCGACGTGCTCGTCCGGATGTGGACGCAGCAGATGCCGAAGCACTGGAAGGGCTACGCCGAGTACCGGGGCCAGGTCTTCACGAAGCTGCTCTTCCAGAGCAACCAGACCTTTTGGAACGGCACCCATGTCAATGCCGGTGCCCAGCTGAACCCCGAGGTGCGGAAGCAGCCGCTGAACGACACGCTGAGGTTCGCTCTGCAGAACTATGTGACCGGTTTCGTCCGTGACCTGCCGATGCTCTTCCAGGGCTGGTTCTGGCTGGCCGTCTCGCTGGTGCTCGTGCTGCGCCGCCGGTGGACGGGCCCCTACTCCCGGGAACTCCGGCTCCTCGGGGCCAGTTCACTCCTGTACGTCCTCGCCTACCTGCCCACGGCGCCCGAGTCCAACTATCGTTACGTGTACTGGCCCGCGCTCTCCGGGACCGTCGCACTCGCACTCATCACGATCGCCGCCGTGGCGGATCGCCGCGCGGCAGCCGACGCCCACGCCGACGTCCCGGACGCCCGCCCCACGGTGCCACCGGCCGGCCGGGCCCCCGACGCCGCTCCGGGCCGGATCGTGTCCTCGGGCCGGCTCGCGTTCTCCCCCCACCGTTCGACGACTTGACGGCGCGGACCCGACTGGGCACCGGGACGCTGAGCGTCTGCTGAGGTGTCATACGGCGGCACTAGGCTGTGGATCATGCCGGACGAGCCCCCTCTCATACAGAGCCTGCGTGCCGCGGTCGCCGCCGCGCCCGCCGATGTCCCCCTGCGGCTCCACCTGGCCCAACTCCTGCTGGAGGCGGACCGGTCCGACGATGCCGTCGCCGAGGCGGCCGTGGCCCTTCAGCACGCGCCGGGCGACGCCCAGGCCCGAGGCCTGATGGCCCGGGCGATGGGTGCGCCGCCCCCGGC
Protein-coding regions in this window:
- a CDS encoding cellulase family glycosylhydrolase; translation: MRTAGSTAKNPARKSPVTTLLTVLATLLGLIALGALTPAQAATATSATSAAPAAPAAPAAATGLHISGGRLLEGNGNDFVMRGVNHAHTWYPSETQSLADIKATGANTVRVVLSDGYRWSKNSPQDVAAVIAQCKANRLICVLEVHDTTGYGEDSAAGTLDHAADYWISLKDVLAGQESYVVINIGNEPWGNTDPAGWTAPTTAAIKKLRAAGFTHTIMVDAPNWGQDWQGVMRDNAQAVYGADSTGNLIFSIHMYSVYNTAAKVTDYLNAFVGAKLPLVIGEFGGPADQYGDPDEDTMMATAEKLKLGYIAWSWSGNTDPILDLTIGFDPTRLSSWGERIFHGADGIAQTSREATVYGGATHDTESPTAPGAPTASAVTDTSATLSWTAATDNVAVAGYDVVRVSGGTETGVASSTTNSVAVTGLSAHTAYTFAVYARDAAGNRSARSATVSVTTEAGGTTPGVGCSVGYRVVGEWPGGFQGEITIRNTGTTAIDGWTLGFSFANGQTITNMWGGIPAQTGGSVSVAPASYTSTIAANGSVTVGFTGGQSGTNAAPTAFTLSGATCAAA
- a CDS encoding SMI1/KNR4 family protein, with protein sequence MSGQVHEAVSSVWARIEKWYADHEVPHFLLPPATPEDIAAVEAELDVSLPEAVRLSLLRHNGSKGGGWPAGSLLSCTEMVEETSVWRDLLADGSFDDVADFNSGDDGDRSLKPGWWNTGWISLDADGGGNGAVLDLSPGPDGTVGQIIDMDHEAGPSGPAAPDFVGYLDDRLEELEDCTVIDGEYVEAE